A part of Cannabis sativa cultivar Pink pepper isolate KNU-18-1 chromosome 6, ASM2916894v1, whole genome shotgun sequence genomic DNA contains:
- the LOC115725780 gene encoding DNA replication licensing factor MCM4 — MASESSQGNFNNGPSSPDDSFTSQIGNTNSSPGDASRRRRRGRSTTPAASATPTAPPSRFAASSEATPTPSAGTRRNGSNGKRRAPSAAATPTSTDDLPPSSEGGDGFDMDEDRPTFVWGTNISVNDVKAAIVRFLKNFRDQQSQTPDSEFHTEGKYIETIKRVLEIEGDSLDVNAHDVFDYDSDLYAKMVRYPLEVLAIFDIVLMEMVPLIEPLFEKHIQTRIYNLKTSTSMRNLNPCDIERMVSLKGMVIRCSSIIPEIREAIFRCLVCGYYSEPVAVEKGRITEPTRCLKEECQARNSMTLVHNRCRFTDKQIVRLQETPDEILEGGTPHTVSLLMHDKLVDAGKPGDRVEVTGIYRAMTVRIGPAHRTVKSLFKTYIDCLHIKKTDKSRMLVDDQMEIDNPLGGNSDDIVFDEKKVEELKELSKQPDIYDRLMRSLAPNIWELDDVKRGLLCQLFGGIALKLPSGANFRGDINILLVGDPGTSKSQLLQYIHKLSPRGIYTSGRGSSAVGLTAYVTKDPETGETVLESGALVLSDRGICCIDEFDKMSDNARSMLHEVMEQQTVSIAKAGIIASLNARASVLACANPSGSRYNPRLSVIDNIHLPPTLLSRFDLIYLILDKADEHTDRRLAKHIVALHFENPESIEQDVLDLPTLIAYVSYARKHIHPQLSDEAAEDLTRGYVDLRRRGNFPGSGKKVITATPRQIESLIRLSEALARIRFSEVVEKRDVTEAFRLLEVAMQQSATDHSTGTIDMDLITTGVSASERMRRENLLSATRNLIMEKMQLGGPSMRLLEILEELKKQSSGTEFHLNDLRNAVSTLSSEGFVSVHGDSVKRV; from the exons ATGGCTTCCGAGTCTTCTCAGGGAAACTTCAACAACG GTCCTTCATCGCCCGATGACTCGTTTACAAGTCAAATCGGGAACACTAACTCGTCCCCCGGGGACGCTTCTCGCCGGAGAAGAAGGGGCCGATCTACCACTCCGGCGGCATCTGCGACTCCAACAGCACCTCCTTCTCGTTTCGCCGCTTCTTCCGAAGCAACTCCGACACCATCGGCTGGAACGCGCCGTAACGGTTCCAATGGCAAGCGGAGAGCTCCCTCAGCTGCTGCAACTCCCACTTCGACCGACGATTTGCCGCCTTCCTCTGAAGGTGGTGATGGTTTTGACATGGATGAGGACCGCCCTACTTTTGTTTGGGGAACGAACATTAGTGTTAATGATGTCAAAGCTGCTATTGTGAGgtttttgaagaattttaggGACCAACAGTCTCAGACTCCTGATTCGGAGTTTCATACTGAAGGAAAGTATATTGAAACTATCAAGAGGGTTCTTGAAATAGAGGGTGACTCACTTGATGTTAATGCACACGATGTGTTTGATTATGATTCTGATCTGTATGCGAAGATGGTTAGGTATCCACTTGAGGTTCTTGCGATTTTTGACATTGTTTTGATGGAAATGGTGCCTTTAATCGAGCCGTTGTTCGAAAAGCACATTCAGACTCGAATATATAATCTCAAAACTTCAACTTCAATGAGAAATCTCAACCCCTGTG ACATTGAGAGAATGGTGTCTTTGAAGGGAATGGTTATCCGTTGCAGTTCAATAATTCCGGAAATCAGAGAAGCAATATTTAGATGTCTTGTGTGCGGTTACTACTCTGAACCTGTTGCTGTAGAGAAAG GACGGATAACTGAACCAACAAGATGCTTGAAGGAAGAATGCCAAGCAAGAAACTCCATGACACTTGTTCACAACCGATGCAG GTTTACTGATAAGCAGATTGTAAGGCTACAGGAGACGCCTGATGAGATTCTTGAGGGAGGGACTCCACATACTGTTAGCTTGTTGATGCATGATAAACTGGTTGATGCTGGAAAACCAGGAGATAGAGTTGAG GTCACTGGGATTTACAGGGCCATGACTGTCAGAATTGGACCAGCACACAGAACTGTAAAATCACTCTTCAAG ACGTACATTGATTGTCTTCATATAAAGAAGACTGACAAGTCGAGAATGCTGGTGGATGATCAAATGGAAATTGATAATCCTTTAGGTGGAAACTCAGATGATATTGTTTTCGATGAGAAGAAG GTTGAAGAATTGAAAGAATTGTCAAAGCAACCAGATATATATGACCGTTTAATGAGGTCTCTCGCACCAAACATCTGGGAGCTGGATGACGTCAAAAGGGGCCTTCTTTGTCAG CTGTTTGGCGGGATCGCTTTGAAGTTGCCATCTGGTGCTAACTTCCGTGGTGATATTAATATCCTTCTTGTTGGTGATCCTGGAACCAGTAAGTCTCAGCTGCTTCAGTACATACACAAGCTATCTCCTCGAGGTATATACACCAGTGGAAGAGGGAGTTCTGCTGTTGGTTTGACTGCTTATGTTACCAAAGATCCTGAAACTGGGGAAACA GTTTTGGAGAGTGGAGCATTAGTTTTGAGTGATCGCGGCATTTGCTGCATCGATGAATTTGACAAAATGTCTGACAATGCAAGGAGCATGTTACACGAG GTGATGGAGCAACAAACTGTTTCAATTGCAAAGGCAGGAATCATTGCCTCTCTTAATGCTAGGGCTTCAGTGTTGGCTTGTGCAAATCCAAGTGGGTCACGCTATAACCCTCGCTTGTCTGTGATTGACAATATACACCTTCCTCCTACTTTATTATCAAG GTTTGATCTGATTTACTTAATTCTAGACAAGGCTGATGAACATACTGACAGGCGCCTTGCCAAGCATATAGTTGCATTACATTTTGAGAATCCTGAG AGCATAGAGCAGGATGTCTTGGACCTTCCTACATTGATTGCATATGTAAGCTATGCAAGAAAGCATATTCATCCACAATTATCTGATGAAGCTGCCGAAGACTTGACTCGAGGTTATGTTGACTTGAGAAGGAGAGGAAATTTCCCGGGAAGTGGGAAAAAG GTTATAACCGCAACACCAAGGCAAATTGAAAGTCTGATACGTCTTAGTGAAGCCTTGGCTCGAATTCGATTTTCAGAAGTG GTAGAAAAACGTGATGTAACTGAGGCATTTCGACTCCTGGAAGTTGCAATGCAACAGTCAGCTACAGATCACTCCACCG GAACAATTGACATGGATCTCATCACAACTGGAGTCTCTGCAAGCGAAAGAATGAGACGGGAGAATCTATTGTCGGCAACTCGCAACTTGATCATGGAAAAAATGCAGCTAGGAGGACCCTCAATGCGCTTGTTAGAG ATATTGGAGGAACTGAAGAAACAGAGCTCAGGAACCGAATTTCACCTCAATGAT CTAAGGAATGCAGTTTCCACACTTTCAAGCGAAGGATTTGTATCTGTTCATGGTGACAGTGTAAAAAGAGTataa
- the LOC115725475 gene encoding V-type proton ATPase subunit a3, producing the protein MAEGGGGCCPPMDLFRSEPMQLVQLIIPIESAHLTVSYLGDLGLLQFKDLNSDKSPFQRTYATQIKRCGELARKLRFFKEQMSKAGFSPKTSTTRAEINLDDLEVKLGELESELVEMNANSEKLQRSYNELAEYKLVLQKAADFFHAAHSSALELQRESESREADDSLETPLLLDQEISTDPSKQVKLGYLTGLVPREKSMAFERILFRATRGNVFLKQATLENPVTDPISGEKVEKNVFLVFYSGEKAKNKILKICEAFGANRYPFTEDLGRQVQSINEVSARLSELKTTIDAGLLHRGNLLQTIGDQFERWNLVVRKEKSIYHTLNMLSLDVTKKCLVAEGWSPIFATKQIQDALERGAYDSNSQVGAIFQVLHTKESPPTYFRTNKFTTAFQEIVDAYGVAKYQEANPGVYTIVTFPFLFAVMFGDWGHGICLLLATLYFIIREKKLSSQKLGDITEMTFGGRYVILMMSIFSIYTGLIYNEFFSVPLELFGRSAYACRDLSCGDSTTMGLIKVRPTYPFGLDPVWHGTRSELPFLNSLKMKMSILIGVTQMNLGIVISYFNALYFKNSINVWFQFIPQLIFLNSLFGYLSVLIVMKWCTGSQADLYHVMIYMFLSPTDDLGENQLFPGQKLVQLVLLFLALVAVPWMLIPKPFLLKKQHEARHQGESYALLETTEESLQVESANDSHGGHGEEFEFSEVFVHQLIHTIEFVLGAVSNTASYLRLWALSLAHSELSSVFYDKVLLLAWGFNNVFILIIGIVVFVFATVGVLLVMETLSAFLHALRLHWVEFQNKFYEGDGYKFQPFSFLVTEEEEE; encoded by the exons ATGGCAGAAGGAGGAGGAGGCTGTTGTCCCCCGATGGATCTGTTCAGGTCCGAGCCGATGCAACTCGTTCAACTCATCATTCCAATCGAGTCTGCTCACCTCACTGTCTCTTACCTCGGCGACCTCGGTCTTCTCCAGTTCAAAGAT CTCAATTCAGATAAGAGCCCATTTCAGCGAACTTATGCTACTCAG ATAAAAAGATGTGGAGAGTTGGCACGCAAGTTACGTTTCTTCAAGGAGCAGATGTCAAAGGCAGGATTCTCTCCAAAGACATCTACAACACGAGCTGAGATCAATTTGGATGACCTAGAG GTTAAACTAGGTGAACTTGAGTCAGAGCTGGTTGAAATGAATGCAAATAGCGAGAAGTTGCAACGTTCTTATAATGAACTTGCAGAATATAAGCTAGTCCTGCAGAAG GCAGCTGATTTTTTTCATGCAGCTCATAGCAGTGCCCTGGAGTTGCAGAGAGAATCTGAATCACGTGAAGCAGATGATTCGCTGGAGACCCCTCTTCTACTAGACCAA GAAATATCGACTGATCCATCCAAGCAAGTGAAGTTGGGGTATCTTACTGGCCTTGTTCCTAGGGAAAAGTCTATGGCGTTTGAAAGGATTCTATTTCGTGCTACTAGGGGTAATGTTTTTCTGAAGCAGGCCACATTGGAGAATCCTGTTACTGATCCCATATCAGGAGAGAAG GTTGAGAAAAATGTTTTTCTGGTTTTCTACTCTGGAGAAAAAGCAAAGAACAAAATTCTTAAAATATGTGAAGCTTTTGGTGCTAATCGTTATCCTTTTACTGAGGACCTAGGCAGACAAGTTCAATCGATCAATGAG GTTTCAGCAAGACTCTCAGAGCTGAAGACTACTATAGATGCTGGACTGCTGCATCGTGGCAATTTATTACAGACTATTGGAGATCAATTTGAGCGGTGGAACCTTGTG GTGAGGAAGGAGAAATCCATATATCACACTCTAAACATGCTCAGCCTTGATGTAACAAAAAAATGTCTTGTCGCAGAGGGGTGGAGTCCAATATTTGCCACAAAGCAG ATCCAAGATGCGTTAGAGCGGGGTGCCTATGACTCCAACTCACAAGTCGGAGCTATATTCCAGGTTTTGCATACAAAAGAGTCACCGCCAACTTATTTTCGCACAAACAAGTTCACTACTGCTTTTCAGGAAATCGTTGATGCATACGG GGTGGCAAAGTACCAAGAAGCAAATCCTGGTGTATATACAATTGTTACATTTCCATTTCTTTTTGCGGTCATGTTCGGTGATTGGGGCCATGGAATATGCTTGTTACTGGCAACACTGTATTTTATAATCAGGGAAAAGAAACTTTCTAGTCAG AAGCTTGGAGACATCACAGAGATGACCTTTGGTGGTCGATATGTCATTTTGATGATGTCGATTTTCTCGATCTACACAGGTTTGATTTACAATGAGTTCTTCTCTGTCCCATTGGAACTGTTTGGTCGCTCGGCATATGCTTGCCGTGATCTTTCTTGCGG AGATTCTACTACAATGGGTTTGATCAAAGTGCGCCCTACATATCCATTTGGGCTTGACCCTGTATGGCATGGTACCCGCAGTGAACTGCCATTTCTCAACTCTTTGAAGATGAAAATGTCTATTCTCATTGGGGTGACTCAAATGAACCTTGGAATTGTAATAAGTTATTTCAATGCCCTGTACTTCAAGAACAGTATAAATGTTTG GTTCCAATTTATTCCCCAGCTGATATTTTTAAACAGTCTTTTCGGCTATCTCTCTGTTCTTATCGTTATGAAGTGGTGTACCGGCTCACAAGCTGATTTATACCATGTAATGATATACATGTTCCTGAGCCCTACAGATGATTTAGGTGAAAATCAGCTCTTCCCTGGGCAGAAACTAGTCCAG CTTGTGCTGTTGTTTTTGGCTCTTGTTGCCGTACCTTGGATGCTTATTCCGAAGCCTTTTCTCTTGAAGAAGCAACATGAAGCT AGGCACCAAGGTGAATCCTACGCCTTACTCGAAACCACAGAGGAGAGCTTGCAAGTAGAATCAGCTAATGATTCGCATGGTGGTCATGGTGAAGAGTTCGAGTTCAGTGAAGTTTTTGTCCACCAACTTATACACACAATCGAGTTTGTACTTGGTGCCGTCTCAAACACCGCTTCATACCTTCGTCTTTGGGCACTGAG TCTTGCTCACTCAGAGTTGTCTAGTGTCTTCTACGACAAGGTTCTGCTTCTTGCTTGGGG GTTCAACAATGTCTTCATCCTCATAATAGGGATCGTGGTGTTCGTCTTCGCAACAGTCGGGGTATTGCTAGTGATGGAAACTCTTAGCGCTTTCCTACACGCACTTCGTCTTCACTGGGTCGAGTTCCAAAACAAGTTTTACGAAGGAGACGGTTACAAGTTCCAACCTTTCTCGTTCTTGGTCACCGAGGAGGAAGAGGAATGA
- the LOC115724523 gene encoding cysteine protease RD19A, with product MAKRFSLSVILFSLLAVYVAAEALSGDDALIRQVVDDVGEIRLGADHHFSLFKNKFGKSYASQEEHDYRFEVFKANLRRARRHQRLDPSANHGVTRFSDLTPAEFRRTFLGLRSRLRLPSDANKAPILPTEDLPEDFDWRDRGAVTPVKNQGSCGSCWSFSTTGALEGANFLATGELVSLSEQQLVDCDHECDPEEAGSCDSGCNGGLMNSAFEYTLKAGGLMKEKDYPYTGTDRSTCKFDKKKIAASVANFSVVSLDEEQIAANLVKNGPLAVAINAVFMQTYVGGVSCPYICSKRLDHGVLLVGYGASAYAPSRLKNKPYWIIKNSWGENWGEKGFYKICRGRNVCGVDSMVSTVAAVHTNH from the exons TTTACGTAGCGGCGGAGGCTCTTTCCGGCGACGATGCTCTGATCAGACAGGTTGTTGACGATGTCGGCGAGATTCGCCTCGGTGCCGATCACCATTTCTCGCTCTTCAAGAACAAATTTGGAAAGTCTTACGCTTCTCAGGAGGAGCACGATTACAGGTTCGAGGTTTTCAAGGCTAACCTACGCCGTGCTAGGCGTCACCAGAGGCTTGACCCCTCGGCTAACCATGGCGTGACTCGTTTCTCTGACCTTACTCCGGCTGAGTTTCGTCGTACCTTTCTTGGACTCAGGAGCCGACTTAGACTCCCCTCTGATGCGAATAAGGCTCCGATTCTTCCTACTGAAGATCTTCCTGAGGATTTTGATTGGAGAGATCGTGGTGCCGTTACTCCAGTCAAGAATCAG GGTTCTTGCGGATCATGCTGGAGTTTCAGTACAACCGGTGCCTTGGAAGGTGCTAACTTCCTCGCCACGGGAGAGCTTGTTAGCCTTAGCGAGCAACAGCTTGTGGATTGTGATCACGAG TGTGATCCAGAAGAGGCAGGGTCATGTGACTCAGGGTGTAATGGTGGGCTAATGAACAGTGCTTTTGAGTACACACTCAAAGCCGGTGGACTAATGAAAGAGAAAGACTATCCCTACACAGGCACCGACCGCAGTACCTGCAAATTTGACAAGAAGAAGATTGCAGCATCAGTTGCCAACTTCAGTGTTGTCTCACTAGACGAGGAACAAATCGCTGCTAACTTGGTTAAGAATGGTCCTCTTGCAG TGGCTATCAATGCTGTGTTCATGCAAACATACGTAGGTGGAGTTTCATGCCCATACATATGTTCAAAGAGACTTGATCATGGTGTTTTGTTGGTGGGTTATGGTGCTTCTGCTTATGCTCCTTCTAGGTTGAAAAACAAGCCATATTGGATTATAAAGAATTCATGGGGAGAGAATTGGGGTGAGAAAGGGTTCTACAAAATATGCAGAGGCAGAAATGTGTGTGGTGTGGATTCTATGGTTTCAACTGTTGCTGCTGTTCATACTAACCATTAA